A window of Chitinophagales bacterium contains these coding sequences:
- a CDS encoding DUF1080 domain-containing protein codes for MKKIFLLIALYSLQANAQWQPLFDGKTLNGWKKVAGTGEYEVRDGAIVGTSVPNSPNTFLVSEKEYGDFILELEMKVEDTTSNTGVQFRSHFDPQANNGKGRVYGYQFEVDPSSRRWTGGIYDEARREWLYPLTLNPGVQDAFRLNEYNKIRIEAIGHTLRTFINGKEAAFLIDTVDATGFIALQVHGIGNPDHAGRKVYWRNIRIKTSKLKASPSNGIYIVNMIPNFLSPWEKKNGLTLLFDGKTSTGWTGAHKDHFPEKGWQIENGELRVLASNGGESTNGGDIVTNETFSAFDLSFDFKLTKGANSGVKYFVTLNEKSAGSAIGLEYQLLDDSLHPDAKMGREGNRTLASLYDLIKAQKTTRFIRQPGEWNRGRIVVYPDNRVEHYLNGIKVVEYQRGSQAYRDLVAISKYKVWENFGEAPAGRILLQDHGDAVNFRSVKLKRL; via the coding sequence ATGAAAAAGATATTTCTGCTTATTGCCCTTTATTCCCTTCAGGCAAACGCCCAATGGCAACCGCTTTTTGATGGAAAAACCCTCAACGGTTGGAAGAAGGTCGCGGGCACCGGCGAATACGAGGTACGCGATGGCGCTATTGTAGGGACCAGTGTTCCCAATTCACCCAATACCTTTCTGGTTTCAGAAAAGGAATACGGTGATTTTATCCTGGAACTGGAAATGAAGGTAGAAGATACCACTTCCAATACCGGCGTACAGTTCCGCAGCCATTTTGATCCGCAAGCAAATAACGGGAAAGGCCGTGTATATGGTTATCAGTTTGAAGTAGATCCTTCATCACGTCGCTGGACAGGTGGCATTTATGACGAGGCGCGTCGTGAATGGCTCTATCCCCTTACACTCAATCCAGGGGTACAGGATGCATTCAGGCTAAATGAATACAACAAGATCCGTATCGAAGCGATCGGTCATACCTTACGGACTTTTATCAATGGAAAAGAAGCGGCCTTTCTGATCGATACCGTAGATGCCACAGGATTTATTGCCTTACAGGTACATGGTATTGGAAACCCCGACCATGCAGGACGCAAGGTTTACTGGAGAAATATCCGGATCAAAACTTCCAAACTCAAAGCCAGCCCTTCAAATGGAATTTATATTGTCAATATGATCCCGAATTTCTTAAGCCCCTGGGAAAAGAAAAATGGATTGACGCTTTTGTTTGATGGTAAAACATCTACCGGCTGGACCGGCGCACACAAAGACCATTTCCCCGAGAAAGGCTGGCAGATCGAAAACGGCGAGTTGCGTGTACTGGCTTCCAATGGAGGTGAATCCACCAACGGCGGTGACATTGTGACCAATGAAACCTTTAGTGCTTTTGACCTTTCGTTTGATTTTAAATTGACCAAAGGTGCCAACAGCGGTGTTAAATACTTTGTCACGCTGAATGAAAAGAGTGCAGGATCGGCCATTGGGTTGGAATATCAATTACTCGATGACAGTCTGCACCCCGATGCCAAAATGGGCCGCGAGGGCAATCGCACGCTCGCTTCACTTTATGATCTGATCAAAGCACAAAAAACAACCCGTTTTATTCGTCAACCCGGCGAATGGAACCGGGGTAGGATCGTTGTGTACCCCGATAACCGCGTGGAGCATTATCTCAATGGCATTAAAGTAGTGGAATACCAGCGTGGCTCTCAAGCCTACCGCGATCTTGTGGCGATCAGCAAGTACAAGGTCTGGGAGAATTTTGGCGAAGCCCCCGCCGGTCGTATTTTATTACAAGACCATGGTGATGCGGTTAACTTTCGGAGTGTTAAGTTGAAGAGGTTGTGA
- a CDS encoding FAD:protein FMN transferase, producing MFLLHPHENEYKSYLLEGKAQGTTYRVLYYANDSLVTIKMMDDLLDGIDSSLSLYKPYSLINRFNNETGGLIMDAHFEKVLTASLETWRETNGLFDITVKPLVQAWGFGVKKGMTIPTQDSIYQLLECTGSDKLIITGHTVSKKNPCLQIDMNGIAQGYSVDMMAGLLEQAGIRNYLVELGGEIRIKGRKQPSGEMFQVGIESPETNEWDQPILIRQIRVPEGAVTTSGSYRNYYESNGTKANHIIHPKTGYPVKNDLISVTVWARDAMTADAYDNALMLMGLANALEFIEAKKDMAAYFIYRDAQGEVRDTASSGFLKKIIMKMN from the coding sequence TTGTTCCTATTACATCCCCATGAAAATGAATACAAATCCTACCTCCTTGAAGGAAAAGCCCAGGGCACAACTTATCGCGTCCTCTATTATGCCAATGATAGCCTGGTTACAATAAAAATGATGGATGACCTGCTCGATGGCATTGATAGTTCACTTTCCCTGTATAAACCCTATTCGCTGATCAACCGCTTTAATAACGAGACCGGTGGATTGATCATGGACGCGCATTTTGAAAAAGTACTAACCGCTTCCCTTGAAACCTGGAGAGAGACGAACGGCCTGTTTGACATCACTGTCAAACCGCTGGTTCAGGCCTGGGGTTTTGGGGTAAAAAAAGGTATGACCATCCCCACGCAGGATAGCATATACCAATTATTGGAATGTACAGGGTCAGATAAACTGATCATCACCGGGCATACGGTTTCTAAAAAAAATCCCTGTCTGCAGATCGATATGAATGGCATCGCGCAAGGATACAGCGTAGATATGATGGCTGGTTTGCTGGAACAGGCAGGTATCAGGAACTACCTGGTAGAACTTGGCGGAGAAATTCGCATCAAAGGCCGAAAACAACCTTCGGGGGAAATGTTCCAGGTGGGGATCGAATCTCCTGAAACCAATGAATGGGATCAACCCATCCTTATACGGCAAATTCGGGTACCCGAAGGAGCCGTAACAACTTCCGGCAGCTACCGCAACTATTATGAGAGCAATGGAACAAAAGCCAATCATATCATTCATCCCAAAACGGGTTATCCCGTAAAGAACGACCTGATCAGCGTAACCGTTTGGGCCCGCGATGCCATGACCGCAGATGCCTATGACAATGCCCTTATGCTGATGGGACTGGCCAACGCCCTCGAATTTATTGAAGCCAAAAAAGATATGGCTGCCTATTTTATTTACCGCGATGCGCAGGGTGAGGTAAGGGATACAGCGAGTAGCGGGTTTTTGAAAAAAATAATCATGAAAATGAACTAA
- a CDS encoding Gfo/Idh/MocA family oxidoreductase produces the protein MNRRKFLRDSSLATAGITILNFPVFGKNAPSNKVLIAVMGVNGRGAYLADCFSQLPNVEVAYICDVEEKAIANGLRPFANKPRAPMVIKDIRDLVKMKDFDALVIAGPDHWHAPATIMGVKNGKHVYVEKPLSHNPYEGELMVDLMKLYPNTKIQMGNQRRSMPNLIDAVKQVREGAIGEAYLGKAWYANNRKSIGTGKKVPVPGTLDFDLWQGPAPRRDYQDNLVHYNWHWFWHWGTAETCNNGTHEIDMCRWMLGVDFPTKVASIGGRYAFKDDWEMPDTQVASFEFGTAKSITWEGRSCNKFEVEGGGRGFIIYGTNGTLVNRGNDDYAIYDANNKLVKEMKAGASNAATNTLSANGNLDFFHLHNFINSIRGEATLNSTMDEGHKSVLLCHLANIAQRRGTTLFCDPSNGHITNDSEAMKLWRREYEKGWEPVV, from the coding sequence ATGAATCGCCGAAAATTTCTCCGCGACAGTTCCCTCGCCACCGCCGGTATCACCATTCTGAACTTTCCTGTATTTGGAAAGAACGCCCCGAGTAACAAAGTATTGATCGCTGTAATGGGAGTGAATGGAAGAGGCGCCTATCTGGCAGATTGTTTTTCCCAACTACCCAATGTTGAGGTCGCGTATATCTGTGATGTGGAAGAAAAGGCCATTGCGAATGGCTTGCGTCCATTTGCCAATAAACCCCGTGCACCAATGGTGATAAAGGATATTCGTGACCTGGTAAAGATGAAAGATTTTGATGCCCTGGTCATTGCCGGACCGGATCATTGGCATGCACCGGCCACGATCATGGGAGTGAAGAATGGTAAACATGTGTATGTGGAGAAACCACTCAGTCATAACCCCTACGAAGGAGAATTAATGGTTGACCTGATGAAATTGTATCCCAACACCAAAATACAAATGGGTAACCAACGCCGCTCCATGCCCAATCTCATTGATGCGGTGAAACAGGTGCGGGAGGGTGCCATTGGCGAGGCTTATTTAGGAAAAGCCTGGTATGCGAATAACCGGAAATCCATTGGTACGGGAAAGAAAGTACCTGTACCGGGTACGCTTGATTTTGATCTCTGGCAAGGCCCCGCTCCGCGTCGTGATTACCAGGACAATTTGGTTCACTACAATTGGCATTGGTTCTGGCATTGGGGAACGGCGGAAACCTGTAATAACGGAACGCATGAAATTGATATGTGCCGCTGGATGCTGGGAGTCGATTTCCCCACCAAGGTAGCTTCCATTGGCGGACGTTACGCCTTTAAGGATGATTGGGAAATGCCGGATACCCAGGTGGCCAGTTTTGAATTTGGTACTGCCAAAAGCATCACCTGGGAAGGCCGTAGCTGTAATAAGTTTGAAGTGGAAGGAGGGGGACGTGGATTCATCATCTACGGCACCAATGGTACGCTGGTAAACCGGGGGAATGATGATTACGCGATCTATGATGCCAATAATAAACTGGTAAAAGAAATGAAGGCGGGTGCCTCCAATGCCGCCACCAATACGTTAAGCGCCAATGGTAACCTGGATTTTTTCCATTTGCATAATTTCATCAACAGCATTCGGGGTGAAGCTACCCTGAATTCTACCATGGATGAAGGACATAAGAGTGTATTACTCTGTCATCTTGCCAATATCGCCCAGCGAAGAGGTACTACCTTATTCTGCGATCCTTCCAATGGCCATATCACAAATGACTCGGAAGCGATGAAGTTGTGGAGAAGGGAATATGAGAAAGGGTGGGAGCCGGTGGTGTAG
- a CDS encoding Gfo/Idh/MocA family oxidoreductase produces MKRRDFVKQSSWLTGGLLLHRQMWESFSTKQDSRPIRIGVIGCGDRGRGLIDTATELPEKFDVVAVCDNLAFRLDALRKDFSGKNWSYYNNYQDLLNKKEVEAVWIAAPLHLHYEMAVASLKAGKHVYLEKTMTYNRKQAGKLVRLCKEYPKQIFQVGHQYRYTPLYFRIRDMIEGGALGKVTQIHCRWDRNWDWRRPVPDGYTDRQINWRMYKEYSGGLAAELLSHQIDFINWAYDTHPDEIYATGGIDFYPDGRETFDNLQAVLRYNKAGMIGNFGATCANEREGYIFKLKGSRGTIELLMNEGYYYPEKQTRKELETVDGVSGATKIEWNKEGGMPLVKEKMKDGTWYALVEFHKVVTEGGLPTSNVQTGATSAICVDMINQSSYNKRIERWENIV; encoded by the coding sequence ATGAAAAGACGTGATTTTGTCAAACAATCTTCCTGGCTAACTGGTGGCCTTCTCCTTCATCGCCAGATGTGGGAAAGCTTTTCCACCAAGCAGGATTCCCGACCGATACGCATCGGTGTCATTGGCTGTGGTGACAGAGGAAGAGGATTGATCGATACCGCCACCGAACTACCAGAAAAATTTGATGTCGTAGCCGTATGTGATAACCTTGCTTTTCGATTGGATGCGCTTCGCAAAGACTTTTCAGGTAAGAATTGGTCCTATTACAATAACTATCAGGATCTGCTCAATAAAAAAGAAGTGGAAGCCGTGTGGATCGCCGCTCCCCTGCATCTCCATTACGAAATGGCCGTGGCTTCCTTAAAAGCCGGCAAACATGTTTACCTGGAGAAAACGATGACCTATAACCGTAAACAGGCAGGTAAGCTGGTCAGACTTTGCAAAGAATACCCCAAACAGATCTTTCAGGTAGGACACCAATACAGATATACCCCACTCTATTTTCGCATCCGGGATATGATCGAAGGAGGAGCCCTGGGAAAAGTGACGCAGATCCATTGCCGCTGGGACCGGAACTGGGACTGGAGAAGACCGGTACCCGACGGCTATACCGACCGCCAGATCAACTGGCGAATGTATAAAGAATACAGTGGTGGATTGGCCGCCGAACTCCTCTCGCATCAGATCGATTTTATCAACTGGGCCTATGATACCCATCCGGATGAGATCTATGCCACCGGTGGAATTGACTTTTATCCCGATGGCCGGGAGACCTTTGATAACCTGCAAGCCGTTTTGCGGTACAATAAAGCTGGTATGATCGGCAATTTTGGCGCTACCTGTGCCAATGAACGCGAAGGATATATCTTTAAACTCAAAGGAAGCCGGGGCACCATTGAATTATTGATGAACGAAGGCTATTATTATCCCGAGAAACAAACCCGGAAAGAACTTGAAACGGTTGATGGCGTTTCCGGCGCCACCAAAATAGAATGGAACAAAGAAGGCGGTATGCCGCTGGTAAAAGAAAAAATGAAAGATGGTACCTGGTATGCGCTGGTGGAATTTCATAAGGTAGTGACCGAAGGCGGTTTGCCGACCAGTAATGTGCAGACCGGCGCCACCTCCGCCATTTGTGTGGATATGATCAATCAATCCTCCTACAACAAGCGTATCGAACGCTGGGAGAACATTGTCTAA
- a CDS encoding Ldh family oxidoreductase has translation MVNTTYSYSSLFTFCQTILQKAGCSEADALLATRVLLSADLRGVDSHGVARLSGYIRLWEAKRVNTEPNIQIIHETPSTAVVDGDSGLGLVVAPKAMQIAIDKAKQVGTGWVSVQNSNHFGIAGYHAMMALEQDMIGIALTNASPLVSPTFSTERLLGTNPICVAIPAGEEPPFVADLATTTAANGKLEILQRKGGVAPLGWIQDKKGKPSTDPHELKGGGALLPLGGDREHGSHKGYALGAVVDIFSAILSGANYGPWVPPFPAYVPMPDEQPGKGIGHFFGAMRIDAFRKSEDFKLHMDKWIRRFRTAKTVEGQDRVIIPGDPEREMETLRMKEGIPLLAPVVEDLKFLGEKFTVELEGNSK, from the coding sequence ATGGTTAACACGACATATTCCTACAGCTCTCTCTTCACTTTCTGTCAAACCATTCTTCAAAAAGCGGGTTGTTCTGAGGCGGATGCCTTATTGGCTACGCGGGTACTTTTATCGGCGGATCTGCGGGGTGTAGATTCACATGGGGTGGCCCGGCTGAGCGGGTATATCCGTTTATGGGAAGCAAAGCGGGTAAATACCGAGCCAAATATTCAGATCATTCATGAAACGCCTTCCACCGCGGTGGTGGATGGTGATAGTGGGCTTGGCTTAGTGGTGGCACCCAAAGCCATGCAAATAGCGATTGATAAGGCAAAGCAAGTGGGAACGGGTTGGGTAAGTGTACAAAACAGCAATCACTTTGGAATAGCAGGTTATCATGCCATGATGGCCCTGGAGCAAGATATGATCGGGATCGCATTGACCAATGCAAGCCCATTGGTATCGCCCACTTTTTCTACCGAACGTTTATTAGGCACCAATCCCATTTGTGTTGCGATCCCGGCAGGGGAAGAACCTCCTTTTGTGGCCGATCTTGCCACTACCACTGCAGCCAACGGGAAACTGGAGATCCTACAACGCAAAGGCGGTGTGGCACCATTGGGTTGGATCCAGGATAAAAAGGGCAAGCCCTCCACGGACCCGCACGAGCTAAAAGGCGGAGGTGCACTGCTTCCACTCGGTGGTGACCGCGAACATGGAAGTCATAAAGGTTATGCCCTGGGGGCCGTGGTGGATATTTTCTCAGCAATTCTCAGTGGGGCCAACTATGGTCCCTGGGTACCTCCGTTTCCAGCCTATGTGCCCATGCCCGATGAACAACCAGGAAAAGGGATCGGACATTTCTTTGGGGCCATGCGGATCGATGCCTTTCGAAAGAGTGAAGATTTCAAACTACATATGGATAAATGGATCCGTCGGTTCCGTACGGCCAAGACCGTTGAGGGACAGGACCGGGTCATCATCCCCGGCGATCCTGAGCGGGAAATGGAAACCCTCCGGATGAAAGAGGGGATACCTTTACTGGCCCCGGTGGTGGAGGATCTTAAGTTTTTAGGGGAGAAGTTTACGGTAGAATTAGAAGGAAATAGCAAATAA
- the tnpA gene encoding IS200/IS605 family transposase — MAGNYSKLYLHFVFAVKGRQSLIPKERKEELHKYISGLVSYRKAKLLAVHCMPDHLHLFVGYQPSVLISDFVKEIKLATHAYILTNRIVRGSFAWQSGYGVFSYSHSQIDRVINYVKNQEIHHRKRTFREEYLELLEQFAIEYDSRYIFSPID, encoded by the coding sequence ATGGCAGGAAACTATTCGAAACTTTATCTGCATTTCGTGTTTGCCGTAAAAGGCCGTCAATCCTTAATTCCAAAGGAAAGAAAGGAAGAACTACATAAATATATATCAGGTTTGGTTTCGTATCGCAAAGCAAAGCTACTGGCCGTTCACTGTATGCCTGACCATTTACACCTATTTGTAGGCTATCAACCTTCGGTACTCATTTCCGACTTTGTAAAGGAAATCAAATTGGCTACCCATGCATATATTCTCACAAACCGAATAGTCCGTGGCTCATTTGCATGGCAGTCGGGATATGGCGTTTTCTCCTATTCCCATTCCCAAATCGATCGTGTAATTAACTACGTTAAAAATCAAGAAATTCATCATAGGAAAAGGACTTTCCGGGAGGAATATCTTGAACTTCTTGAACAATTTGCCATCGAATACGATTCCAGATATATTTTTTCACCGATTGATTGA